The following proteins are encoded in a genomic region of Paenibacillus sp. FSL H3-0469:
- the hisD gene encoding histidinol dehydrogenase — protein MKIQSSKEFKLQREVEYGTPEQNKAVREIVANIKREGDAALLRYTERFDGAVLTPAQLRVTPEELEAAYGRVEESFVTAIRAAAVNIRAFHARQKRNSWMDLQPDGTILGQIIRPLKRVGVYVPGGKAAYPSSVLMNVIPAQIAGVPEIVMVTPPSTGGSEGIDPYILVAAAEAGVHEIYRVGGAQAIAALAFGTESIVPVDKICGPGNIYVALAKREVYGAVDIDSIAGPSEIVVLADDTAEAAYIAADLLSQAEHDEMASAILVTPSQRLAEAVAAEVERQLQALPREEIARASVENYGAIIVVDSLEEGISVVNRLAPEHLEIVVNDPMGLTGAIENAGAIFLGPYSSEPVGDYFAGPNHIIPTNGTARFSSPVDVDDFIKKSSLIYYSKEALLRDGAAIMELARREGLEGHARAIEIRLTNEAKGGGTNGEQ, from the coding sequence GTGAAGATCCAGTCCAGTAAGGAATTTAAGCTGCAGCGTGAGGTGGAATACGGCACGCCGGAGCAGAACAAGGCCGTACGTGAAATCGTGGCCAATATCAAGCGGGAAGGCGACGCGGCGCTGCTCCGGTATACGGAGCGCTTCGATGGCGCTGTACTTACGCCAGCGCAGCTGCGCGTAACGCCGGAGGAGCTAGAGGCCGCCTATGGCCGGGTAGAGGAGTCCTTCGTGACGGCGATTCGCGCAGCAGCCGTGAATATTCGTGCGTTCCATGCGCGGCAGAAACGCAATTCCTGGATGGATCTGCAGCCTGACGGCACGATCCTCGGGCAGATCATCCGCCCGCTGAAGCGTGTGGGCGTCTATGTTCCCGGCGGCAAGGCGGCCTACCCGTCCTCGGTGCTGATGAACGTGATACCGGCACAGATCGCGGGGGTGCCGGAGATCGTGATGGTGACGCCGCCTTCGACGGGCGGCTCCGAAGGCATTGATCCTTATATTCTCGTGGCCGCCGCTGAAGCGGGCGTACACGAGATCTACCGCGTGGGCGGCGCGCAGGCGATCGCCGCCCTCGCCTTCGGCACGGAATCCATCGTGCCGGTCGATAAGATCTGCGGGCCAGGGAACATCTACGTGGCCCTGGCCAAGCGCGAGGTCTACGGCGCTGTCGACATCGACAGCATCGCCGGACCGAGCGAGATCGTCGTGCTCGCCGACGATACCGCCGAGGCCGCCTACATCGCGGCCGACCTGCTCTCGCAGGCCGAGCACGACGAGATGGCGTCGGCGATCCTCGTGACGCCGTCGCAGCGTCTCGCGGAGGCGGTGGCTGCCGAGGTCGAGCGGCAGCTGCAGGCATTGCCGCGCGAGGAAATCGCGCGGGCCTCGGTAGAGAACTACGGCGCGATTATCGTCGTAGACTCGCTTGAGGAGGGCATCTCCGTGGTGAACCGGCTGGCGCCGGAGCATCTGGAGATTGTGGTGAACGACCCGATGGGGCTGACCGGCGCAATTGAGAACGCCGGGGCGATCTTCCTCGGGCCGTACAGCTCGGAGCCGGTCGGTGACTACTTCGCCGGACCGAACCATATTATACCGACGAATGGCACAGCACGGTTCTCCTCCCCTGTAGATGTGGACGACTTCATCAAGAAGTCCAGCCTGATCTATTACAGCAAGGAAGCGCTGCTGCGGGACGGGGCGGCGATTATGGAGCTTGCCCGGCGCGAGGGCCTGGAAGGCCATGCACGCGCCATCGAAATCCGGCTTACGAACGAAGCGAAAGGTGGAGGCACAAATGGAGAACAATAA
- the hisB gene encoding imidazoleglycerol-phosphate dehydratase HisB, which translates to MENNNNDSALRKAGLSRTTNETDIKLTFAVDGSGVSELETDVPFLNHMLDLFTKHGQFDLSVQARGDIEIDDHHTVEDIGICLGQALREALGDKKGIKRYASVFVPMDEALAQVVIDISNRPHFEYRAAYPSQQVGSFSTELVHEFLWKFALEARITLHVIVHYGTNTHHMIEAVFKALGRALDEATIVDPRVKGVPSTKGVL; encoded by the coding sequence ATGGAGAACAATAACAACGATTCGGCGCTGCGTAAGGCCGGACTTAGCCGTACAACCAATGAAACGGACATTAAGCTAACCTTTGCCGTGGACGGCAGCGGGGTCTCCGAACTGGAGACCGATGTGCCGTTCCTGAATCATATGCTGGATCTGTTCACGAAGCATGGACAGTTTGACCTCTCTGTGCAGGCACGGGGAGATATCGAGATTGATGATCACCATACGGTGGAGGATATCGGCATCTGTCTCGGACAGGCTCTGCGGGAAGCGCTTGGCGATAAAAAAGGTATCAAGCGGTACGCCAGTGTCTTCGTCCCTATGGATGAGGCGCTTGCCCAGGTAGTGATCGACATCAGCAACCGGCCGCATTTTGAATACCGGGCAGCGTATCCTTCCCAGCAGGTAGGCAGCTTCTCCACAGAGCTGGTACATGAATTCCTGTGGAAGTTCGCGCTGGAGGCGAGAATAACGCTGCATGTCATCGTTCATTACGGCACCAATACCCATCACATGATTGAAGCGGTCTTCAAGGCGCTGGGACGGGCACTGGACGAAGCGACGATCGTAGATCCCCGGGTGAAGGGCGTGCCTTCAACGAAGGGAGTGCTGTAG
- the hisH gene encoding imidazole glycerol phosphate synthase subunit HisH, producing the protein MAVAIVDYGMGNLHSVSKAVERLGYTSLVTSDAAEILAADSVILPGVGAFGDAMEHLRESGMDDVVRAAASAGQPVLGICLGMQLLFSSSEEHGEHKGLELLPGAVVRFAPRDGYKVPHMGWNKLSFRQPESPLLDGLSESHVYFVHSYHALAADGDLLAVTDYGHPVTAIVGRDNVYGMQFHPEKSGELGMKLLGNFLRLQAQQA; encoded by the coding sequence ATGGCCGTTGCAATCGTCGATTACGGCATGGGCAACCTGCACAGTGTCAGCAAGGCCGTAGAGCGGCTGGGGTATACGAGTCTTGTAACCTCGGATGCCGCTGAGATCTTGGCGGCAGACAGTGTTATACTGCCGGGAGTCGGTGCCTTTGGCGATGCGATGGAGCACTTACGGGAGAGCGGAATGGACGATGTCGTCCGGGCCGCAGCGTCAGCGGGCCAGCCGGTGCTGGGCATCTGCCTCGGAATGCAGCTGCTGTTCAGCAGCAGCGAGGAGCATGGCGAGCATAAGGGGCTGGAGCTTCTGCCCGGCGCAGTGGTGCGCTTCGCCCCCCGGGACGGCTATAAGGTGCCGCATATGGGCTGGAACAAGCTGAGCTTCCGCCAGCCGGAGAGTCCGCTGCTGGACGGCCTTTCAGAGAGCCATGTATACTTCGTGCACTCCTATCATGCACTCGCGGCAGACGGCGATCTGCTGGCCGTCACAGACTATGGACATCCCGTAACGGCTATCGTGGGGCGTGATAATGTCTACGGCATGCAGTTCCACCCGGAGAAGAGCGGGGAGCTTGGCATGAAGCTGCTGGGTAATTTCCTGAGGCTCCAGGCACAGCAGGCGTAG
- the hisA gene encoding 1-(5-phosphoribosyl)-5-[(5-phosphoribosylamino)methylideneamino]imidazole-4-carboxamide isomerase: MSSFILYPAIDIRDGKCVRLQQGDYAQETIYNDNPVEVAKSWEEQGGQYIHLVDLDGAKAGCPVNDAIIGAIAKHANVPVQVGGGLRTLADVEKLLNLGVSRVIIGTAAINDQTFTEAVLAKYGDKVAIGIDARNGYVATHGWLNTSEVRAEDLAKELAAKGAETFIYTDISRDGMMQGPNVEGILSMAKASGRSVIASGGVTSLNDLQRLNLHSGSGIGGAIVGKALYTGNINLAEALQTLGQSSGLR, encoded by the coding sequence ATGTCTTCTTTTATCCTATATCCGGCGATTGATATCCGGGACGGCAAGTGTGTCCGGCTGCAGCAGGGTGATTATGCCCAAGAGACGATCTATAACGACAATCCGGTAGAGGTGGCTAAGTCGTGGGAAGAGCAAGGCGGGCAGTATATCCATCTGGTGGATCTGGACGGAGCCAAAGCAGGCTGCCCTGTGAATGATGCCATCATTGGAGCTATTGCTAAGCATGCGAATGTTCCTGTACAGGTCGGCGGCGGTCTCCGTACACTTGCCGATGTCGAGAAGCTGCTGAACCTCGGCGTCAGCCGGGTGATTATCGGGACGGCAGCCATTAATGATCAGACTTTTACAGAAGCGGTTCTTGCCAAATACGGCGACAAAGTTGCCATCGGTATCGATGCGCGTAACGGCTACGTGGCAACCCACGGCTGGCTTAATACCTCGGAGGTGCGCGCGGAAGACCTGGCTAAAGAGCTGGCTGCCAAGGGCGCTGAGACTTTCATCTATACCGATATCTCCCGCGACGGGATGATGCAGGGGCCGAACGTGGAAGGCATTCTGTCTATGGCCAAGGCAAGCGGCCGCAGCGTAATCGCCTCCGGCGGCGTGACCAGTCTTAATGATCTGCAGCGCCTGAACTTACATAGCGGCAGCGGGATCGGCGGGGCGATTGTGGGCAAGGCGCTGTATACCGGCAATATTAATCTGGCTGAAGCGCTGCAGACCCTGGGCCAATCCTCCGGATTGCGGTAA
- the hisF gene encoding imidazole glycerol phosphate synthase subunit HisF: MLAKRIIPCLDVKDGRVVKGVNFVNLRDAGDPVELAALYDREGADELVFLDISASVEGRATMIEVVRQTAGEIAIPFTVGGGISTPDDMKRILRAGADKIGINTAAVNNPQLILEGARHFGSQCIVVAMDAKYNEAWGEWEVYTHGGRTPTGIRALNWAKEAERLGAGEILLTSMDADGTKDGFDLKLTAAVSDLLSIPVIASGGAGKIEHFYDVFTEGRADAGLAATIFHYKEIAIHDLKADLKQRGVEIR, translated from the coding sequence ATGTTGGCGAAACGGATTATTCCCTGTCTGGATGTGAAGGACGGGCGTGTGGTAAAAGGTGTGAATTTTGTGAATCTGCGCGATGCCGGAGATCCGGTGGAGCTTGCGGCGCTGTACGACCGCGAGGGAGCGGATGAGCTGGTATTCCTCGATATTTCCGCTTCTGTGGAAGGCAGGGCGACCATGATTGAAGTGGTGCGGCAGACGGCAGGTGAGATTGCCATTCCCTTCACGGTGGGCGGCGGAATCTCGACCCCTGATGATATGAAGCGGATTCTGCGTGCCGGAGCGGACAAGATCGGCATCAACACAGCCGCTGTAAATAACCCCCAGCTGATTCTGGAAGGGGCCCGTCACTTCGGCTCCCAATGCATTGTTGTGGCGATGGATGCCAAATATAATGAGGCTTGGGGCGAATGGGAAGTGTATACGCACGGTGGACGTACGCCCACGGGTATCCGGGCCTTGAACTGGGCCAAGGAAGCTGAGCGGCTGGGAGCCGGGGAGATTCTGCTTACGAGTATGGATGCGGACGGGACCAAGGACGGCTTCGACCTGAAGCTGACGGCGGCGGTCAGCGACCTGCTGAGTATTCCTGTCATTGCTTCCGGCGGGGCCGGGAAAATTGAGCATTTCTATGATGTATTTACGGAAGGCCGGGCAGATGCCGGACTTGCGGCAACCATTTTTCACTATAAAGAGATTGCTATTCATGATCTGAAGGCTGATCTGAAGCAAAGAGGAGTAGAGATCCGATGA
- the hisIE gene encoding bifunctional phosphoribosyl-AMP cyclohydrolase/phosphoribosyl-ATP diphosphatase HisIE — MSEDKKDIALSQQEAVSGIRWNEAGLLPAVIQDARTLEVLMFAYMNPESLQRSLTSGQTWFWSRSRSELWHKGGTSGNTQAITSIHYDCDSDTLLVKVVPEGPACHTGENSCFFREIPLDSPATVTETAGAAVNAAEAESGRFAVLGELERVIAEREVNRPEGAYTTYLFDKGVDKILKKVGEEASETIIAAKNKDNAELRLEVSDLIYHLLVLLQERKLPLDEILEELSARHERPRRD; from the coding sequence ATGAGCGAGGACAAGAAGGATATCGCACTAAGCCAGCAGGAGGCAGTGTCCGGCATCCGCTGGAATGAAGCAGGCCTGCTGCCTGCTGTCATTCAGGATGCACGCACGCTGGAGGTATTAATGTTCGCCTATATGAACCCTGAATCGCTGCAGCGCTCACTTACGAGCGGCCAGACCTGGTTCTGGAGCCGTTCGCGCAGCGAGCTGTGGCATAAGGGGGGAACGTCCGGCAATACCCAGGCGATCACCTCGATCCATTACGATTGTGACAGCGATACGCTGCTGGTGAAGGTAGTGCCGGAGGGTCCGGCCTGCCATACCGGGGAGAACAGCTGCTTCTTCCGCGAGATTCCGCTAGATTCACCGGCAACCGTAACGGAGACTGCCGGGGCTGCCGTGAATGCTGCTGAAGCAGAGAGCGGCCGGTTTGCGGTACTCGGTGAGCTGGAGCGTGTCATTGCTGAGCGTGAGGTGAACCGTCCGGAGGGAGCGTATACCACCTATCTGTTTGACAAGGGCGTGGACAAGATCCTGAAGAAGGTCGGTGAGGAAGCCTCCGAGACGATCATTGCCGCCAAAAACAAAGATAATGCCGAGCTGCGCCTGGAAGTTAGCGATCTGATCTATCACCTGCTCGTGCTGCTGCAGGAGCGCAAGCTTCCGCTGGATGAGATTCTGGAAGAGCTAAGCGCCCGCCATGAACGGCCGCGGCGCGATTAG
- the hisJ gene encoding histidinol-phosphatase HisJ, with protein sequence MHIDYHTHHERCGHAVGKLEEYVQRGIALGLEQLGLSDHLPLIHVDPDHYYPEMAMPLAELPRYVEECLTLKERYRGKIELRVGLEADYIEGYEEQIRELLAPYPWDYLIGSVHFLGEWDITDHRQTHGWEGQDVMAVYRRYYDAVQKSALSGLYDIIGHMDVIKRFGYGPRTPEGLAEARALELDTLKVIARSGIAMELNASGLTKPCAEMFPAEHVLVQALALGIPLTVGSDAHDPMKLGDGLPEARDMLWRTGFRELAVFEGRRRTNVPLAL encoded by the coding sequence ATGCACATCGATTATCATACCCATCATGAACGCTGCGGCCATGCGGTCGGGAAGCTGGAGGAGTATGTGCAGCGGGGCATCGCTCTGGGGCTTGAGCAGCTCGGGCTGTCGGATCATCTGCCGCTAATCCATGTCGATCCGGACCACTACTATCCCGAGATGGCTATGCCTCTTGCGGAGCTTCCGCGATATGTGGAGGAATGCCTGACGCTGAAGGAACGCTACCGGGGCAAGATTGAGCTGCGGGTCGGGCTGGAGGCGGATTATATTGAGGGATATGAGGAACAGATCCGCGAGCTTTTGGCACCTTATCCATGGGATTACCTGATTGGTTCGGTGCATTTCCTGGGAGAATGGGATATTACCGACCACCGGCAGACCCATGGCTGGGAAGGCCAGGATGTAATGGCGGTATACCGCCGTTATTATGATGCTGTACAGAAGTCGGCGTTATCGGGATTATATGATATTATAGGACATATGGACGTCATCAAAAGGTTCGGTTACGGCCCCCGGACGCCGGAGGGCCTGGCCGAGGCCAGAGCGCTTGAGCTGGATACGCTGAAGGTCATCGCCCGCAGCGGAATCGCCATGGAGCTGAATGCTTCCGGGCTGACCAAGCCTTGCGCCGAGATGTTCCCGGCAGAGCATGTGCTCGTCCAGGCGCTTGCGCTGGGCATTCCGCTCACGGTTGGTTCTGATGCGCATGATCCCATGAAGCTGGGAGACGGCTTACCAGAGGCCCGGGACATGCTCTGGCGCACCGGCTTCCGCGAACTGGCCGTCTTTGAAGGACGCCGCCGTACCAATGTGCCGTTAGCATTATAA
- a CDS encoding ribose-phosphate pyrophosphokinase, whose amino-acid sequence MHHQLRIFSGSSNPKLAADIAERLGAPLGQIKLTRFKSGEIYVHYEESIRNCDVFLVQSLAHPINELFVELLVMIDAAKRASARTVNIIVPYYGYARQERKSAPREPISAKMVADVLTTAGATRVITIDLHAAAIQGFFNIPVDHLTALDLISGYLKVKGLTDLVVVSPDAGRASMAEKLASRLDSPFAIMIKKRPAHNESVITHVIGDVEGRTPIIIEDLIDTGTTIVNVVEGLKERGARNSIVCATHGLFSGDALARMDHPNIDEIVITDSIALPDEHSSRFAVLSVAPMLAEATRIIIEGGSIDKLFRDAGI is encoded by the coding sequence ATGCATCATCAATTACGGATTTTTTCCGGTTCGTCGAATCCGAAGCTTGCCGCTGATATTGCGGAGCGCCTTGGTGCTCCGCTTGGCCAGATCAAGCTGACCCGTTTCAAAAGCGGCGAGATTTATGTGCATTATGAAGAGAGCATCCGGAACTGCGACGTATTTTTGGTGCAATCCCTGGCTCATCCGATTAACGAGCTGTTTGTAGAGCTGCTGGTCATGATTGATGCCGCCAAGCGTGCATCGGCCAGAACGGTGAATATTATCGTTCCTTATTACGGGTACGCCCGGCAGGAGCGCAAATCTGCACCGCGTGAGCCGATCTCGGCCAAAATGGTAGCGGATGTGCTGACCACCGCCGGTGCAACGCGCGTAATTACCATTGATCTGCATGCCGCAGCCATACAGGGATTCTTCAATATTCCGGTCGATCATCTGACCGCACTTGATCTGATCAGCGGTTATCTGAAGGTGAAGGGTCTTACTGATCTGGTCGTGGTCTCCCCGGATGCGGGACGCGCATCCATGGCGGAGAAGCTGGCCAGCCGTCTGGATTCGCCGTTCGCTATCATGATCAAGAAGCGTCCGGCTCATAATGAATCGGTGATCACCCATGTCATTGGTGATGTGGAAGGCAGGACGCCGATCATTATCGAGGATCTTATTGATACGGGAACGACTATCGTCAATGTGGTGGAGGGCCTGAAGGAGCGGGGTGCGCGGAACAGCATCGTCTGTGCTACACACGGACTGTTCTCCGGAGATGCGCTTGCGCGGATGGACCATCCCAATATCGACGAGATTGTCATTACCGATTCCATTGCCCTGCCGGACGAGCATTCCAGCAGATTCGCAGTGCTTTCGGTAGCCCCCATGCTGGCTGAAGCCACGCGTATTATCATCGAGGGCGGTTCCATAGATAAGCTGTTTAGAGACGCAGGGATTTAA
- a CDS encoding tetratricopeptide repeat protein, which produces MIERTSENVAENSNIIPVTLDANFFFERAVRSLDRFQYDKALRNFRKAVEYEPDNPVNHCNMAGILSEMGNYTASNEILIHVLEKIDPAMTECHFYMANNFANMESFEEAERSLVIYLEEDADGEFMTESEELMELLQYELNRPAPLVRIRSREGVVEHDRARSLLEEGKFPQAVELLEEITASTPDFLAAHNNLALAHFYMGRFAKAKECLNEVLKQDPGNLHALCNMAIFLQYAGDKEQLETLLGMLEATVPFHQEHVFKMATTMGILGRHTAAYSHFRRLLKDEEVAGDAGLYHYCAAAASNSGRHDEALRYWRQAAKLDPASAVPAFFLSQLQQVRAEGHPMPTVSYNYQLPFQEQLKQWKGNTGRFTEEVRNNPLLRASFFWALRYGDSATKLQVTEALRWIEDEEMSEVLRGVLEQEPLQEDRLQEAALFSLQRLIGENLNEAGSSPGEEQEPVAAPGPKGILPGTGGLTPSTTRI; this is translated from the coding sequence ATGATTGAGAGAACTTCAGAGAATGTCGCGGAGAACAGTAATATCATTCCGGTCACTCTGGATGCCAATTTTTTCTTTGAAAGAGCCGTTCGGTCGCTGGACCGCTTTCAATATGATAAGGCATTAAGAAATTTTCGCAAAGCTGTTGAATATGAGCCGGATAATCCGGTGAATCATTGCAATATGGCGGGTATATTATCTGAGATGGGCAATTATACCGCATCTAACGAGATTCTTATCCATGTTTTGGAGAAGATCGACCCCGCTATGACGGAATGCCATTTCTATATGGCTAATAACTTCGCTAATATGGAAAGCTTTGAAGAGGCGGAGCGTTCGCTGGTCATTTACTTGGAAGAGGATGCAGACGGCGAGTTCATGACCGAATCCGAAGAACTGATGGAGCTCCTGCAATATGAGCTGAATCGGCCTGCTCCGCTGGTGCGTATCCGCAGCCGTGAGGGAGTTGTAGAGCATGACCGGGCGCGCAGTCTGCTGGAGGAGGGCAAGTTTCCTCAGGCTGTAGAGCTGCTGGAGGAGATCACTGCGAGCACTCCGGATTTTTTGGCTGCGCATAATAATCTGGCACTTGCCCATTTCTATATGGGCCGGTTTGCCAAGGCGAAGGAATGTCTGAATGAGGTGCTGAAGCAGGACCCCGGCAATCTGCACGCTCTGTGCAATATGGCCATCTTCCTGCAGTATGCAGGGGACAAGGAGCAGCTTGAGACGCTGCTGGGGATGCTTGAAGCAACGGTGCCGTTCCATCAGGAGCATGTATTCAAAATGGCTACAACCATGGGTATCCTGGGCCGGCATACCGCCGCTTACAGCCATTTCCGCCGTCTGCTGAAGGATGAGGAGGTCGCCGGAGACGCCGGCCTGTATCATTACTGTGCGGCGGCGGCAAGCAATAGCGGAAGACATGATGAGGCGCTGCGCTACTGGAGACAGGCAGCCAAGCTGGACCCTGCTTCCGCTGTCCCGGCGTTCTTCCTGTCCCAGCTCCAGCAGGTCCGGGCAGAAGGCCATCCGATGCCTACTGTCAGCTATAATTATCAGCTGCCCTTCCAGGAGCAGCTGAAGCAGTGGAAGGGCAATACAGGCAGGTTCACTGAAGAAGTGCGGAATAATCCGCTGCTGCGCGCCTCGTTCTTCTGGGCGCTGCGCTACGGCGATTCCGCTACGAAGCTCCAGGTGACCGAGGCGCTTCGCTGGATTGAGGACGAGGAGATGTCCGAGGTGCTGCGCGGAGTTCTGGAGCAGGAGCCGCTGCAGGAGGACCGCCTGCAGGAGGCAGCATTGTTCAGCCTCCAGCGGCTGATCGGGGAGAACCTGAATGAAGCCGGCAGCTCGCCGGGTGAAGAGCAGGAGCCTGTGGCTGCTCCCGGACCCAAGGGGATACTGCCCGGAACCGGCGGCTTAACGCCGTCCACTACCCGTATTTGA
- the trxB gene encoding thioredoxin-disulfide reductase, whose translation MYKTIVIGTGPAGLTAAIYLARANLSPLVIEGLQPGGQLTTTTEVENFPGFPEGILGPDLMDNMRKQAERFGAEFKNGWVESVDFSQRPFKVTVDGMGVLEAESVIISTGASARYLGIPGEQENVGRGVSTCATCDGFFFRNKKIVVVGGGDSAMEEASFLTRFASSVTLVHRRPELRASKIMQDRARDNSKVTWALNRTPVEVAVGETGVKGLTVLNNETGLTELVEADGVFVAIGHTPNTAFLGGQINTDANGYIVVNPGTTETNIPGVFACGDVQDTRYRQAISAAGTGCMAAMDAEKFLEGTMVHDWSESLDK comes from the coding sequence ATGTACAAAACGATTGTAATCGGAACAGGCCCGGCCGGGCTGACTGCCGCGATTTATCTGGCGCGTGCGAACCTGAGCCCGCTGGTAATTGAAGGCTTGCAGCCGGGAGGACAGCTGACAACGACGACAGAAGTGGAGAACTTTCCAGGCTTCCCTGAAGGGATTCTGGGTCCTGACCTGATGGACAATATGCGCAAGCAGGCGGAACGCTTCGGCGCTGAATTCAAGAACGGCTGGGTGGAGTCGGTGGACTTCTCACAGCGCCCGTTCAAGGTAACCGTGGACGGGATGGGTGTACTGGAAGCAGAGTCGGTTATTATTTCAACCGGGGCTTCTGCAAGATATCTGGGCATCCCGGGCGAGCAGGAGAATGTGGGACGCGGGGTCAGCACCTGTGCGACCTGTGACGGCTTCTTTTTCCGTAATAAAAAGATTGTCGTCGTCGGCGGCGGAGACTCCGCCATGGAGGAAGCCAGCTTCCTGACCCGCTTTGCGTCCAGCGTAACGCTGGTTCACCGCCGTCCCGAGCTGCGTGCCTCGAAGATCATGCAGGACCGGGCGCGTGATAACAGCAAGGTAACCTGGGCTTTGAACCGCACCCCGGTGGAAGTAGCGGTAGGGGAGACCGGAGTGAAGGGTCTTACGGTGCTTAATAATGAGACAGGTCTGACAGAGCTGGTAGAGGCAGACGGTGTGTTCGTAGCCATTGGACACACGCCGAACACAGCCTTCTTGGGCGGGCAGATCAATACGGATGCTAATGGCTATATCGTGGTGAACCCGGGTACTACCGAGACCAATATCCCTGGTGTATTCGCCTGCGGCGATGTGCAGGATACCCGTTACCGTCAAGCGATATCAGCAGCGGGAACCGGCTGTATGGCCGCCATGGATGCCGAGAAGTTCCTGGAAGGCACGATGGTGCACGACTGGAGCGAATCGCTGGACAAATAA